One genomic window of Cystobacter fuscus DSM 2262 includes the following:
- a CDS encoding helix-turn-helix transcriptional regulator, whose amino-acid sequence MTAASLSSPRSELGHFLRTRRARLRPSDVGLPEGARRRTPGLRREEVAQLADVGVSWYTWLEQGRDIHVSEPFLERLAQALRLTPTERAHLFALAQGRPAASPLIAPAGVSEALQRVLDVHPFPALVATMRWDYLAWNTAAVRLYGDFSKLTPALRNGLWRLFTDPDRRRMIPAWEQNARASVQRFRLDAARSADRSAFDELAAALSRVSPEFARWWGDHDVVEVGEGSKELLHSDVGLVRFDYVTLTQAEPDGRVLRVTFYSPQAGESEERTRRLFGPITR is encoded by the coding sequence GTGACCGCCGCGTCCCTGTCGTCTCCGCGCTCCGAGCTGGGGCACTTTCTCCGGACCCGCCGGGCGCGGCTGCGGCCGTCCGATGTGGGGCTGCCCGAGGGCGCGCGGCGGCGCACGCCGGGGCTGCGGCGCGAGGAGGTCGCGCAGCTCGCCGACGTGGGGGTGAGCTGGTACACGTGGCTCGAGCAGGGGCGCGACATCCATGTGTCCGAGCCGTTCCTCGAGCGGCTGGCGCAGGCGCTGCGGCTGACTCCGACCGAGCGAGCGCACCTGTTTGCGCTCGCCCAGGGGCGGCCGGCGGCGAGCCCGCTGATCGCCCCGGCCGGCGTGAGCGAGGCGCTGCAGCGGGTGCTCGACGTGCACCCGTTCCCGGCGCTCGTGGCCACGATGCGCTGGGATTACCTCGCCTGGAACACGGCCGCGGTGAGGCTCTACGGAGATTTCTCAAAGCTCACGCCCGCGCTCCGCAACGGGCTCTGGAGACTGTTCACCGACCCGGACAGGCGCCGCATGATACCCGCCTGGGAGCAGAACGCGCGAGCCAGCGTGCAGCGCTTTCGCCTCGACGCGGCGCGCTCGGCCGACCGCTCGGCCTTCGACGAGCTGGCGGCCGCGCTGTCGCGGGTGAGCCCCGAGTTCGCCCGCTGGTGGGGCGACCATGACGTGGTCGAGGTGGGCGAGGGCTCGAAGGAATTGCTCCATTCGGACGTGGGGCTCGTGCGCTTCGATTACGTGACGCTCACGCAGGCGGAGCCCGACGGGCGCGTGCTTCGTGTCACGTTCTACTCACCGCAGGCTGGCGAGAGCGAGGAGCGCACGAGGCGACTCTTCGGGCCGATCACAAGGTGA